Proteins co-encoded in one Enterobacter sp. R4-368 genomic window:
- a CDS encoding PepSY-associated TM helix domain-containing protein — MTTCTPRAAWLSVLRRLHFYIGLFVGPFIFVAALSGTLYVATPQLENWLYHDALYGVEGGTRQPLAEQIAVAEQLTGGHLRLHAVRPGLTGSDTTRVMFADPQLGASENRAIFIDPVTLQVKGDMTVYGTSGILPLRQWIDYFHRSLLLGDVGRLYSELAASWMWVAALGGIALWFFTRPKRRINNAVQNHRRLHVSLGWLLLIGMLLFSATGLTWSQWAGGNVDSLRAALGWMTPQVNTQLHGVQEMHDPHAEHHMMHEGMVMPDMQLDRVQFDEALHSARQAGIAAGKLEIRPPRSADKAWTVTEIDRGWPTRVDAVAIDGSTMTVVDRTRFTDFPLMAKLTRWGVDFHMGILFGLANQLLLIAFGSALCVMIVVGYRLWWIRRPASANANPASTLLHNWLALPLSGRVISAFLALLLGLALPVMGASLLLFILIDALRWKQHARRSAVTM; from the coding sequence ATGACAACCTGCACTCCGCGTGCGGCGTGGCTCAGCGTGCTGCGACGCCTGCATTTTTACATTGGCCTGTTTGTCGGCCCGTTTATTTTTGTCGCCGCCCTGAGCGGCACGTTATATGTGGCGACGCCACAGCTGGAAAACTGGCTCTATCACGATGCGCTTTACGGTGTGGAAGGGGGAACGCGGCAGCCGCTCGCCGAACAGATTGCCGTTGCTGAACAGCTAACCGGCGGCCATTTGCGTCTGCATGCGGTGCGCCCTGGTCTTACCGGGAGTGACACTACCCGCGTAATGTTTGCTGACCCACAACTGGGGGCATCGGAGAACCGCGCGATTTTTATCGATCCGGTGACGCTGCAAGTGAAAGGGGATATGACGGTCTACGGCACCAGTGGAATTTTGCCGCTGCGCCAGTGGATTGACTATTTCCACCGCTCGCTACTGCTGGGCGATGTGGGTCGTCTGTACAGCGAACTGGCGGCGTCCTGGATGTGGGTTGCCGCGCTTGGTGGTATTGCGCTGTGGTTTTTTACCCGCCCGAAACGGCGCATTAATAACGCTGTGCAAAATCATCGTCGCCTGCATGTCTCTTTAGGTTGGCTCCTGCTTATCGGGATGCTGCTGTTTTCCGCCACCGGTCTGACCTGGTCGCAGTGGGCGGGCGGCAATGTTGACAGCCTGCGTGCAGCGCTTGGCTGGATGACGCCGCAGGTCAATACGCAACTGCATGGTGTGCAGGAGATGCACGATCCGCATGCGGAACACCATATGATGCATGAGGGGATGGTTATGCCGGATATGCAGCTGGACCGGGTGCAGTTCGATGAAGCGTTGCACAGTGCGCGGCAGGCCGGGATCGCCGCCGGCAAGCTGGAGATACGCCCGCCACGCAGTGCGGATAAAGCCTGGACGGTAACCGAAATCGATCGCGGCTGGCCCACGCGTGTGGATGCGGTGGCGATTGATGGCAGCACGATGACGGTGGTGGATCGCACAAGGTTCACGGACTTTCCGCTGATGGCGAAGCTGACCCGCTGGGGCGTTGATTTCCATATGGGCATTCTGTTTGGCCTGGCGAACCAGTTGCTGCTGATCGCCTTTGGCAGTGCGCTGTGCGTCATGATTGTGGTTGGTTACCGGCTGTGGTGGATCCGCCGCCCGGCCAGTGCCAACGCCAACCCGGCAAGTACGCTGCTGCACAATTGGCTGGCTTTACCGCTGTCAGGACGGGTAATAAGCGCGTTCCTGGCGCTGTTGCTGGGGCTGGCGTTACCCGTCATGGGCGCCAGCTTGCTGCTGTTTATCCTCATTGATGCTTTGCGCTGGAAACAACATGCCAGACGTTCTGCCGTAACGATGTAG
- a CDS encoding DUF2946 family protein, whose protein sequence is MSMPMRAHHDAASPPNEMSMPMHAHHDVASQPNEMSMPLHAHHDVSSPPNEISMPMHAHHDVASQPNEMSVPMHAHHDAASPPMSRHQPSPQSMPLDHAEACGYCVLLAHVPGLLFLVILLLLGRVLRICLVVARQPVQHWHFFPWLCPDTRAPPRVCFS, encoded by the coding sequence ATGAGCATGCCGATGCGCGCGCATCACGATGCCGCATCGCCGCCGAATGAGATGAGCATGCCGATGCACGCACATCACGATGTCGCATCGCAGCCCAATGAGATGAGCATGCCGCTGCACGCACATCACGATGTCTCATCGCCGCCGAATGAGATAAGCATGCCGATGCACGCACATCACGATGTCGCATCGCAGCCCAATGAGATGAGCGTGCCGATGCACGCACATCACGATGCCGCATCGCCGCCGATGTCGCGCCATCAACCTTCGCCGCAAAGTATGCCGCTTGATCACGCCGAAGCCTGTGGCTACTGCGTACTGCTGGCACATGTTCCCGGTCTTCTCTTCCTCGTTATTTTGCTCCTGCTCGGCCGTGTGCTGCGCATCTGCCTGGTCGTTGCCCGTCAGCCTGTTCAGCACTGGCACTTCTTTCCCTGGCTTTGTCCTGATACCCGCGCCCCGCCGCGCGTCTGCTTTTCCTGA
- a CDS encoding phage repressor protein CI, producing the protein MGENKMSVQDVIERIAASYSVSSQKALAEALDVPANNISSWIQRDSVSYKAVVKCALDTGADLHWLVTGEFANTKLTDKPVPKGKALYDEILSTGGRPVLRRILDAYGFEMQKELGDLLDISSGTISTWVRREFFPGDVVVTCALDTGVSLGWLATGKGEMYPAATACAAQNDAALSIPKFRHESGELKEAGVWSLDRSLAPASTDSLNFIEGLNAGWLVDTRAQKIGNGRWFISIDDTLDVFDVVRLPGGKVRLTNGAVDFECAVAEIVPYGVVIFTLEKHV; encoded by the coding sequence ATGGGTGAAAACAAGATGAGTGTTCAGGATGTGATTGAGCGCATTGCCGCGTCCTATTCCGTCTCCAGCCAGAAAGCCCTCGCTGAGGCGCTGGATGTGCCGGCGAACAATATCAGCAGCTGGATCCAGCGCGATAGCGTGTCGTATAAAGCGGTGGTCAAATGCGCACTCGACACCGGCGCAGACCTGCACTGGCTGGTGACAGGTGAATTTGCAAATACGAAATTGACGGATAAACCGGTGCCGAAGGGCAAAGCGCTGTACGACGAAATTTTGTCGACCGGCGGGCGTCCGGTGCTGCGCCGTATCCTTGATGCGTACGGGTTCGAGATGCAAAAAGAGCTGGGAGATTTACTGGATATCTCCTCCGGCACCATCAGCACCTGGGTGCGACGTGAGTTTTTCCCTGGCGATGTAGTGGTGACTTGTGCGCTGGATACCGGCGTCTCTTTAGGCTGGCTGGCGACGGGCAAAGGCGAAATGTATCCCGCTGCAACCGCGTGCGCCGCGCAAAATGACGCGGCGCTGAGCATCCCGAAATTTCGCCATGAGTCTGGCGAGCTGAAAGAGGCGGGCGTCTGGTCGCTGGATCGCAGTCTCGCGCCAGCGTCTACCGACAGTTTGAATTTTATTGAAGGGCTAAATGCGGGCTGGCTGGTGGATACCCGTGCGCAAAAAATTGGCAACGGCCGCTGGTTTATCAGCATTGACGATACGCTGGATGTTTTTGATGTGGTGCGTCTGCCGGGCGGCAAAGTGCGCCTTACCAACGGTGCGGTGGATTTTGAGTGTGCGGTAGCGGAAATCGTGCCGTATGGCGTGGTGATCTTTACGCTCGAGAAACATGTCTGA
- a CDS encoding DUF5347 family protein, producing MAITSLVVHVPLSTSERLSGLNHIAELRGRLWGDNWSDVARFIDDLRDPRDEHAEENNRALAAIFFLARVPAARQALNPHALTLDEKRAVIAAMNHFRAVVSQFPKRLTMPL from the coding sequence ATGGCTATCACATCCCTTGTCGTGCATGTTCCGCTTAGCACATCAGAGCGGCTAAGCGGGCTAAACCATATCGCCGAGCTTCGCGGTCGTTTATGGGGCGATAACTGGAGCGACGTAGCACGCTTTATCGACGATCTGCGCGACCCGCGTGACGAACACGCAGAAGAGAACAACCGGGCGCTGGCGGCCATTTTCTTTCTTGCCCGAGTGCCCGCCGCGCGCCAGGCGCTCAACCCGCACGCATTAACGCTTGATGAGAAGCGGGCGGTGATCGCCGCCATGAACCATTTCCGCGCGGTAGTCAGCCAGTTTCCGAAACGGCTCACCATGCCGCTGTAA
- a CDS encoding DUF2732 family protein, translating to MRKHPFNSPNHSPEALALQLAQARNNERLRCAGVISARLDALATFISSHRLEWHDAAELLRQEASHIDNQAQELH from the coding sequence ATGAGAAAACACCCCTTCAATTCACCGAACCACAGCCCGGAAGCGCTCGCGCTCCAGCTTGCGCAAGCGCGCAACAATGAACGTCTGCGCTGCGCCGGCGTTATCTCCGCCCGTCTGGACGCACTGGCCACATTCATCAGTTCGCATCGCCTTGAATGGCATGATGCTGCTGAATTGTTGCGCCAGGAAGCCAGCCACATCGACAACCAGGCGCAGGAGCTGCACTAA
- a CDS encoding TraR/DksA family transcriptional regulator produces the protein MADEMDLAQQREMEERERHIQHARNRLLAPSRLTCESCDAPIPQARRMALPGVTCCVCCQQIAELKDKHYRRR, from the coding sequence ATGGCCGACGAAATGGATCTCGCCCAGCAACGCGAGATGGAAGAACGCGAGCGGCATATTCAGCATGCACGCAATCGCCTGCTGGCACCCTCAAGGCTGACCTGTGAAAGCTGCGATGCGCCTATCCCGCAAGCGCGGCGCATGGCGCTGCCCGGCGTCACCTGTTGCGTTTGTTGCCAGCAGATCGCCGAACTGAAAGACAAGCACTACAGGAGACGCTAA
- a CDS encoding replication endonuclease, giving the protein MSVTWAYPWNAPRSAISSPLLTHAELHRRNRHIAAVSQARQALALQPECVRVSLTRAADTIEKEHGMARAEAFLLHFYRRTLPRLNAVAQRYQLDHLQPRVSRAVFNGHFDTVIQQGLAHRLVSLFTRYNQLPDMNKAPVDRLAADIANFIRGELAEHDDTSATELKTLHRWYLHAGTIALQFNVTPPHWQRVMQKVVSTEDLAPAIMRLFSEQWWRGHLRKAAGQWREHLHIALGNVSKKKQPYASAQCVTAWREQKRRNREFLKSMELEDEEGNRISLIDKHDGSVANPAIRRCELMTRLRGFETICQNLGYAGEFYTLTAPSAWHATTRAGYRNRKWNGASPAQTQAYFTTLWARIRAKLHRNGLRVFGIRVAEPHHDGTPHWHLLLFMQPQEVARVREILRDFACQQDRHELSSAKAQRARFHAETIDAQKGSATGYLAKYIAKNIDGYALDGETDVESGALLKESACAVCAWAVRWRIRQFQFIGGAPVTVYRELRKLVDNDAARGLSVEFTQVHEAADRGDWAGYVNAQGGPFVKRDAVQVRTLYEADGDFNQYGEETLRVRGVYDSVAGSGSPLLTRLKKWKIVPKRAQENVPDTALPWSSVNNCTPFEPDQRLNRRQRRQLTAWLRSDILQARKRTPKSVRCTGRSSREIAGNTGFKARAESHNGFLYQQHSDGNK; this is encoded by the coding sequence TTGTCTGTCACCTGGGCTTATCCGTGGAATGCGCCGCGTTCAGCTATCTCCAGCCCCTTGCTCACTCACGCTGAGCTGCACCGCCGTAATCGCCATATTGCGGCGGTGTCGCAGGCGCGTCAGGCACTGGCGCTCCAGCCGGAGTGCGTACGCGTTTCACTCACCCGAGCTGCGGATACGATAGAAAAAGAGCACGGTATGGCGCGGGCGGAGGCTTTTCTGTTGCATTTTTATCGCCGCACGCTGCCGAGGCTCAACGCGGTGGCGCAACGCTATCAACTGGATCATTTACAGCCGCGCGTCTCCAGAGCGGTGTTCAACGGCCATTTTGATACAGTTATCCAGCAGGGGCTGGCGCACCGCTTAGTCTCGCTGTTTACCCGCTACAACCAGTTACCGGATATGAACAAAGCTCCTGTCGACAGGCTGGCAGCGGACATCGCCAATTTTATTCGCGGTGAACTGGCAGAGCACGACGACACAAGCGCAACGGAGCTGAAAACGCTGCATCGCTGGTATCTGCACGCAGGCACCATCGCTTTGCAATTCAACGTCACTCCCCCGCACTGGCAGCGAGTAATGCAAAAAGTCGTCAGCACGGAAGATCTCGCCCCGGCGATCATGCGCCTGTTCAGCGAGCAGTGGTGGCGCGGGCATCTGCGCAAAGCCGCCGGGCAGTGGCGCGAACATTTGCACATTGCCCTCGGCAATGTCAGCAAGAAAAAACAGCCCTACGCCAGCGCGCAGTGTGTAACTGCCTGGCGCGAGCAAAAACGGCGTAATCGCGAGTTTCTTAAAAGCATGGAGCTGGAAGATGAAGAGGGAAACCGCATTAGCCTTATTGATAAACACGACGGTTCGGTAGCCAACCCGGCAATCCGTCGCTGTGAGCTGATGACGCGCCTTCGCGGTTTCGAAACCATCTGCCAGAACCTTGGTTACGCAGGCGAGTTTTACACGTTAACCGCTCCCTCGGCCTGGCACGCAACAACGCGCGCGGGCTACCGTAACCGGAAATGGAACGGCGCCAGCCCGGCGCAAACCCAGGCGTATTTCACCACGTTGTGGGCGCGTATCCGCGCGAAGCTGCACCGCAACGGCCTGCGCGTTTTCGGTATTCGCGTGGCAGAGCCGCATCACGACGGCACTCCGCACTGGCACCTGCTGCTGTTTATGCAGCCGCAGGAGGTTGCCCGCGTGCGCGAGATCCTGCGAGATTTCGCCTGCCAGCAAGACCGCCACGAGCTGTCCAGCGCGAAAGCGCAACGGGCACGCTTTCACGCCGAAACCATTGATGCACAAAAAGGCAGCGCGACCGGTTATCTGGCGAAATATATCGCGAAAAATATCGACGGCTATGCGCTGGACGGCGAAACCGACGTTGAGAGCGGCGCATTGCTGAAAGAGAGCGCCTGCGCGGTCTGCGCTTGGGCCGTACGCTGGCGCATCCGCCAGTTTCAGTTTATTGGCGGCGCGCCGGTCACCGTTTACCGCGAGCTACGCAAACTGGTCGATAACGATGCCGCGCGCGGATTAAGCGTGGAGTTTACGCAGGTGCATGAAGCCGCCGATCGCGGCGACTGGGCGGGTTATGTCAACGCGCAAGGCGGGCCGTTCGTCAAACGCGATGCGGTGCAGGTGCGCACTCTTTATGAAGCAGACGGCGATTTTAATCAGTATGGCGAAGAGACGCTGCGCGTACGCGGCGTGTATGACAGCGTAGCTGGAAGCGGATCGCCGCTGCTGACGCGGCTGAAAAAGTGGAAGATCGTGCCAAAGCGCGCGCAGGAAAACGTGCCGGATACCGCCCTTCCTTGGAGTTCTGTCAATAACTGTACGCCCTTCGAGCCCGATCAGCGGTTAAACCGCCGCCAGCGTCGGCAACTTACCGCCTGGCTGCGCAGCGATATTCTGCAGGCGCGCAAACGTACGCCAAAAAGCGTGCGCTGTACTGGCAGGAGTAGCAGGGAAATAGCTGGAAACACCGGGTTTAAAGCGCGAGCAGAAAGCCATAATGGTTTTCTTTATCAGCAACATAGTGATGGGAACAAATAA
- a CDS encoding tail protein X, producing the protein MNVKTQQGDTLDLLCLRYYGRTASVVETVLAANPGLADLGVILPYGTTVNLPEVQTQTIKETVNLWG; encoded by the coding sequence ATGAATGTGAAAACACAACAAGGCGATACCCTCGACCTGCTTTGCCTGCGTTATTACGGGCGCACCGCATCAGTGGTCGAAACAGTGCTCGCCGCCAACCCGGGGCTCGCCGATCTGGGCGTTATTTTGCCTTATGGCACCACGGTCAACCTGCCGGAAGTACAGACGCAAACCATTAAAGAGACGGTGAATCTATGGGGCTGA
- a CDS encoding HP1 family phage holin, whose amino-acid sequence MGLTIEKVTSSLAYWISVALTFFGAMTPQDFAAYFGALGVAVTVAVNWYYRRKSYLFLQSCASTQEVMNGITRKTL is encoded by the coding sequence ATGGGGCTGACCATCGAAAAAGTCACCTCATCGCTGGCGTACTGGATAAGCGTGGCGCTGACCTTTTTCGGCGCCATGACACCGCAAGACTTTGCCGCCTATTTTGGCGCGCTGGGTGTTGCCGTCACCGTGGCGGTGAACTGGTACTACCGCCGCAAAAGCTATCTGTTCCTCCAGTCCTGCGCGTCAACCCAGGAGGTGATGAATGGGATTACCCGTAAAACGCTGTAG
- a CDS encoding lysozyme — MGLPVKRCSAAAVLALAVLLPDFRLLKTSPQGLALIADLEGCRLRPYQCSAGVWTSGIGHTAGVIPTRDISEKEAASNLVADVLQVERRLAQCAPVAMPPQVYDAVVSFAFNVGSGAACRSTLVYFLSQKQWRQACNQLPRWVFIDGVRNQGLENRRQRERAWCLQGAQ; from the coding sequence ATGGGATTACCCGTAAAACGCTGTAGCGCGGCGGCGGTGCTGGCGCTGGCGGTACTGCTGCCAGATTTCCGCTTACTGAAAACTTCACCGCAGGGGCTGGCACTGATTGCCGATCTTGAAGGTTGTCGCCTGCGCCCTTACCAGTGCAGCGCCGGGGTCTGGACATCCGGCATCGGTCATACCGCAGGCGTCATACCAACGCGCGATATCAGTGAAAAAGAGGCGGCGAGCAACCTTGTCGCCGATGTATTACAGGTTGAGCGCAGACTGGCGCAGTGCGCACCGGTGGCGATGCCGCCGCAGGTGTATGACGCGGTGGTCAGCTTCGCCTTTAACGTTGGCAGCGGCGCGGCTTGCCGCTCGACACTGGTTTATTTCCTTAGCCAAAAGCAGTGGCGCCAGGCCTGCAATCAGCTGCCGCGCTGGGTGTTTATCGACGGTGTACGTAACCAGGGACTGGAAAACCGCCGCCAGCGCGAACGCGCCTGGTGCCTGCAGGGGGCGCAATGA
- the lysB gene encoding Rz-like lysis system protein LysB (The gene for this Rz-like phage lysis system protein may overlap extensively with the gene for the other spanin subunit, the Rz1-like protein in the outer membrane.): MNARLIALLIASLGLLWLVQQNYSLSASLAQSRQLTREQNSAITQLKAQLNAATALADKNQQAQVALRLQLDAASTQAVRREQSITRLLNENDAFRRWYSAELPDAVRRVHQRPACPSAGHCLQQLPAGQPVPDAGK; this comes from the coding sequence ATGAATGCTCGTCTGATCGCCCTGTTGATCGCCTCGCTCGGCCTGCTGTGGCTGGTGCAGCAAAACTACTCGCTGAGCGCCTCGCTGGCGCAATCCCGCCAGCTTACGCGTGAGCAAAACAGCGCCATTACGCAGCTGAAAGCGCAACTGAACGCCGCCACCGCGTTGGCGGACAAAAACCAGCAGGCGCAAGTGGCACTGCGCCTGCAACTGGATGCCGCCAGCACGCAAGCGGTGCGGCGCGAACAATCGATAACGAGGTTACTCAATGAAAATGACGCGTTTCGCCGCTGGTACAGCGCTGAGTTGCCTGATGCTGTGCGCCGGGTGCACCAGCGCCCCGCCTGCCCTTCCGCCGGTCACTGTTTACAACAGTTGCCCGCTGGTCAGCCTGTGCCCGATGCCGGGAAGTAA
- the lysC gene encoding Rz1-like lysis system protein LysC (LysC is an Rz1-like component of a phage lytic system, substantially overlapping although not fully embedded in the gene for the Rz-like LysB component.), whose product MLCAGCTSAPPALPPVTVYNSCPLVSLCPMPGSNPQTNGDLSADIRRLELALAQCALQVETLKHCQDEINAKTQYATHRAD is encoded by the coding sequence ATGCTGTGCGCCGGGTGCACCAGCGCCCCGCCTGCCCTTCCGCCGGTCACTGTTTACAACAGTTGCCCGCTGGTCAGCCTGTGCCCGATGCCGGGAAGTAACCCACAAACTAACGGCGATTTGAGCGCCGATATCCGCCGACTGGAGCTTGCGCTGGCACAGTGTGCGCTCCAGGTCGAAACCCTTAAACATTGCCAGGATGAGATCAATGCTAAAACCCAATACGCTACGCACCGCGCTGACTGA